A region from the Fusarium graminearum PH-1 chromosome 4, whole genome shotgun sequence genome encodes:
- a CDS encoding ATP synthase subunit delta: MNSFRIARAALRARPAAVRVPLQRRTYAEAVPDKIKLSLALPHQSIYKSHDVVQVNIPAESGEMGVLANHVPSIEQLKPGLVEVVEESAGSKQFFLSGGFATVQPNSVLSINAVEGYPLEDFSAEAIRAQIAEAQKVANGSGSEQDIAEAKIELEVLETLSAHVK; the protein is encoded by the exons ATGAACTCTTTCCGCATCGCCCGTGCGGCTCTCCGAGCTCGCCCTGCCGCCGTCCGAGTTCCCCTCCAGCGAAGAACCTACGCTGAGGCCGTCCCCGACAAG ATCAAGCTGAGCCTTGCCCTCCCTCACCAG TCTATCTACAAGTCCCACGACGTCGTCCAGGTCAACATCCCCGCCGAGTCTGGAGAGATGGGTGTCCTCGCCAACCACGTTCCTTCCATTGAGCAGCTGAAGCCTGGTctggttgaggttgtcgaggagtCCGCTGGCTCCAAGCAGTTCTTCC TCTCTGGTGGATTCGCTACCGTCCAGCCCAACTCCGTCCTTAGCATCAACGCCGTCGAGGGTTACCCCCTTGAGGACTTCAGCGCTGAGGCCATCCGAGCTCAGATCGCCGAGGCCCAGAAGGTTGCCAACGGCAGCGGAAGCGAGCAGGATATTGCTGAGGCCAAGATCGAGTTGGAG GTTCTCGAGACCCTGTCTGCTCATGTGAAATAA